Genomic DNA from Streptomyces venezuelae:
AGTTGGACGGCGGCGAGATGGACGGCTTCGCGTATCGACAGGTCGCCGTCGGAGGCTGCGCGCAGGGCGAGGGCTCGGGTGTGGAGGTCGTCGGCGAGGGCGAGTTGAGCGGGGTTGAGGGCGCCGGCGCCCTTCCGTCGGTGGGCGGGAATGGGTCGGGTTGGCTGCCAGGGGTCTTGGGTGTCGGGCATTCATGCCTCAAATCGGCGGGCTATGCGGCCGTGGGCGGCCTTTGGCGGGAGCGTGCGGGTGAGCGTCGAGGGCGGGGGGTCGAGGCCGTCAGGGACTTAACCGGCCAGTAACCGGACGGAGTTGACCCGGATCTGCTGTACGGCCGTCTGCGGGCCTGGGAGCGGCCGGGACACCCCGAGGGGCAACGAGCGGCTGCGAGGCGCCACAGGGGCGACGGGGCGCGGTTCAACGTGCGGGATCAGGCGGCCTGCCGGAAGCCTTCGGACCGCCATCGCCAGACGGTGCGCGGTGAGACCCCGACGATGCGGGCGATCTCGTCACCGGGAACCTGGCGTTCGGTCAGGCCGCGTGCGACGAGGACCCGCTCGAGCCGAGTGAGTCCCTCAGCGGCCCGCTTCTCACGGACGATGATCTCGACGTCGAACTCGTCGGCCTCCGTCCAGCACGGACGGACGGCATGCCAGGCACTCATGCGGCGACTTCCTCGGCTTCCTGGTAGCGGCGGGCGTGGACGGTGTCGGCGGGCAGGGCGAACCCGTCGAGGCGGCAGGGAGTCCCCGGGGCGACATCGCATTCGGGGCAGCAGGCGACCAGTTGGGCCCAGGCGGCGATGCGCTGCTGGTGCGGTTTGGGCAGGGCTTTGTCGCGGGTGCGGAGGTGGCATTTCTGGTCAGGGCCGGCGGTGCAGCGTGGGCAGCTGATCCCGTACAGGTCCTTACGCTTGCCGCTGACCGGCCAGCTGGAGCCGCCGGGCTGGAGCCGGTTACGGCCGTCGGCTATCTGCTGGCGCAGTGCGGCTTTGAAGTCACCGGACTTGCGGGCCTGGCGGGTAGCGTCGATGTCTGCGGGAGTGGGCTGCCAGTCGGTGCTCACGACGCGGCCCCCTCGTCGACGATCACGGCGTCGGGGATGTCCTCGGCTTCGCGGGCCAGGTGCTGCGCGGACCGCGCCTTGATCGCGTTCTCGCGGGCGAGCCGTTCCTCCGCCGCGAGCTCGGACTCTCCCTTGCTGGCCCGCAGTCGGGCGCTGTGCGGGGTGGCGCGCGGCTTTCCCATCGGCTGCTTCTCCGAGCCGCCCGGCGACTTGCAGGGACGGCCTATCGCCGCCAGGCAGGCGGGGCACTCGACGCCGAGAGGACCGGAGCGGCGAACCGAGTCGACAAGATCAGCCTCGGCGGTCTCCGCATCGGCGGCCTCGCCTCCGAAGCTCAGCCCGCGGGATTCGAGCTCGTGCATGAACCGGTCGGCCCCGCCCTCGAGCTCCAGACGGCCCGACGGTGCAGCGACGCGACCAGAGGCGATGGCCTGCACCTGGCCCTTGTAGCGAACCAAGTACTCCGGGACCGTCTCGTCCGGCAGCGGCTCGTACTGGAAGTTCTCCAGTCGCTCGCTGCGGATCTTGCTGCGGAGGGCCTTGATGTGGTGCGGCAGAATCCACAGGCGGTCTTTCGGGTCCTGCGGCGGTGTGCGGTAGTAGAGCGCTACCGCGGCTTTGGCGTCCGCGTCGAGAGGCACGTCGTCGAGGGCGGCGGCCCAGGCGACAGCGGCGGCGGCGGAGGGGTTGCGGTTGTCGAAGGCGGCGGCGTGGCCGAGAAGCTCAGCCGCCTCGGTCGGGTTCATGCGGAGTCTCCTTGATCGCGAAGTTGGTCGGCGATGGCAGCCCAGCCGGCGACCTTGGCGTCGGTGCCGGTGAGGGTTTGGCCGGAGGGCAGTTGAACGACGTTGCTGGCGCGGTGCTGCTGGTTCTCGACGGCCCACTTGTGGGCGCGGCGGATCCACTTCTGCCACTCCTCGTGCCAGTTGCTGCGTCGCTGGCCATTGCCGCGGAAGTGGCTGACGAACTGGGCGGTCTCGTAGTCGATGTCGACGCGGTCGGCGTAACCGTCGCGGTGGGCCCAGCGGCGCATGCCGTCGTTGAGTGCGAACCCGTCGAGGTCGATGGGGGCGTCGCCGTCAGGCGGCGTGGTGCTCGCCTCGCTACTACCTGAGGTCTTGACTCCTACCTCAACCACAAGGGGGTTAGGGGCAGGGGCAGGGGCAGGGGCAGGGGCAGGGGCAGGGGAATGCGCGCGTGATGCGCCCGCGCGCCCGCGCGTAGAGGGTTTCGGACCCCCCTGAGGAACCCCTTCGGCAACCCCCTCGGGAGGGGTATCGGAGGGGGTTCGGGCATCTTCGCGATTCACCCCAAAGGGGATTTCCTGAGGGGGTTCGCCAGGGGTATCGGAGGGGGTTGCCGAAGGGGGTGCGGAGGGGGTTCGCGAACCCCCTCCCGTGGGGTCTGGTTCGGGGGTGCGGAAGGCCTTGCGGAGGGTCTCGATGTGCGAGGCGACCTGCTGCCGGATCGACGGCCCGCTCTGCCCCTTCATCCTGGTCGGCTCGTCGCTGAGCTCGTCGAGCGGGATACGGTCAGTCTCTGCCAGCAGCGCGGCCTGCAGCCGCCGGGAGGAGATCTCCAGGGCGCCGGAAATCATCGCGCCCATGACCTTCGGCATCCGCCAGACACCGTCGTTGCGCACGAACGAACGGATGAGGACTTCCTCCGTGTCGTCGTCCATGACGATGAAGTGGGCAGCCTCGAGCGCCTGGAGCCTCTTCTCCAGTTCGGCAGAGGTCAACCCGTGCGCCTTGCGGGACCAGCGCCGAAGGGTGAGAGGCAGCAGCCCGGCGTGGTTGAGGTTGGGCTGCGAGATCAGGAACAGGTAGAGGCGCTGCTCCTTCTCGTCGAGCGCCAGGAAGTCGGCGTCCTCCCAGATGCTGGTGAGGATCCTGCCGTGGCCACGTGCCATCAGGGTCTTCTTTCGAACGAAACGAATGGGAGATCAGTCGGTGCGGCGCGCCATGGCGGCGGGGCTGTGCGGGTCGCACCGCCAGCCGCAGGGGTAGAGGCGGGCCGGTGCGCCGCACGCTGTAGTGCCGGATTCGCACAGGCCTGGCGTGACGCGGCGGAGCAGGGGCGGCTGGGGTTTGGCGATGTTCCTAGAGGCCTCCGGCTGCACCGCGCTGCGGGTCTCAAGGACGACGGTGCGGCTCGTATGCAGCTCTTTGGGCTCGGAGCGGAAGTCCGAGGCGGGCCGGTCCTCCGTGCACAGCGACCGCCTGTCGCCGTCACGGACCACGGTGCGCTCCCGGTCGGCCGGCTTCTCCTCGGGCCCGTTGGCCTCCGTGTAGCGGTGCCAATGGTCAGCAGGGAGCCAGCCCCACCTTCCCTCGCGCTGGAAGGGAATGCGGGCTCCCCCGGCGGCCTCAACGATGAAGCGGGTCAGCGTCAGTGCCGCCTTCCCCGTATCGGACGCGGCGCTCGACTGGTGCTCGGGCACGAGGATGCGGTGCCAGTCACCGCAATAGGCTTCAGCAATGGGGTTGTTGGGGTCGAACGGCTTGTTGGGGCAGCGGTTGATGGACCCGCCCGGGGTACAGTGCCCCTCCTCGACGACGTAGTTGCCGTCTCGGACTTCGATCGGGTTCTTCTGCACCCGGATTACGGAGGCGGGCAGTCCGGGGGTACGGACGTAGGGCACTGTCCCGACCCCAGCGTGGCCGGGGTCCACGAAGTCCCATACGGAGCGGACGTTGGAGCGGCGGCGGAATCCTTCGCGCAGACGCATGGAACGAGCGGTCTGCTCGCTGAGCTGCGGCTCGTAGCCGAGGACGATTCCGTTGTCGCCGGTGATGCGGACGTCGAGGCGCGCACGGCCGTCCGGGGTAGACGACTCTGCCTCTGCGTGAAAGCCGTGGTCCTCGGAGTCCTTGGCGACGCGCTCCTTGCGGGCCATGTGCTCGTCGGATTCGTGGCTGATCGGCTTCTCGCCCGGCCTGCGGTAGTGCGACGGAAGCCAGACTCCGTCCCGCTGGACCAAGTACATCGGTGCGCGCCGGCGGCGCAGGTCCCGGCAATCGGGGCAGATCAGTCCGCGCTTCTCGACAGGCACGCGGCCGCGCATCTTCAGCAGCTTCTCGCGCAACCCCGGGATCTCCGGGATGCCGAGGTCCGGGCGGTCCAGGTCGAGATTGCGGCCCGCAGGCTCGTAGCAGACGGGGTTGCGGTAGAGCTCTTCGTCCGTCTCTGGCTCGAGGTCGTCGTCGCTGTAGTTCACGTCCGGCTCCTTTCGATCAGGCGGTGCGGATGGGTCGGCGGGGTGGTGGCGCGCGGGTCAGGGTCCGGCGCGGGGGCGGGCCGCGGTCACGCGGCGGCTGCCGTGGTGCGGTTGAGCGCGTCGGCGACGCGAGTGCCGACCCATTGGGCGACGTTGCAGCTGACGGCGTTTCCGGCCTGCATGGTCTGGGCGGCTCTGCCGCCGGTGACGATGTAGTCGGTGGGGAATCGCTGGGCGTATAGCTGTTCGCGGGGCTGGATCATCCGGTAGTGGCAGTCTTCGATCTCCGGCGCGGGGATCACGGCCGTGAGGTCGGTGATGTCGCGGTAGGGGATGACGAGCCCGTGGTGGTTGCCCTTGGCGGTGACGGTGGCGAGTGGCGCGATGTGGGCGGGCTCGGCTCCCCCGTTGCGCCGGTATTCGACGACGAACGCGTCGCGGGCGGCGGGAGGGGTGAGGACGGCGTCGCCGATCTTTACGGTGCGGGAGGCGAGGGGCCATTCATCGGCGCGGACGCCGCGGCCGTCATGCCCGCCGTGGTTGACGGTGAGGACCAGTGGCTTGTCGCCGCCGAGCCGGTCGAGGCCGGCCTGGATCCTATTGCGGGTGTTGGCGACGAGAGGCCGGAGTCCGTGCTGGGCGCGGTCGCTGATGCGGACGCCGAGGTTGGTCCAGTCGATGATGCTGGCGGCCGGGCGAATGTAAGGCTCGACGATGGCGTGGCCGCAGGCGCGGTGGGGGCAGCGGTAGTCGTACTGCTGCTTGTACTTGCCGATGCGGCGGCCGTTGCGCCACGTCTGTACGGCGTCGACGTCCTGCTCGCAGGCGGTGCACCAGGCGGGCGGGGTGGGCTTCAGGTCCGGCAGCGGGATGCTCTGCTGGGTGAAGACAATGTAGATGCGGTCCCGCCATTGCGGCGCTGGAGCATTGTCGTGGCCACCGATGTGCGCGGATGAGGCGGACACGACCTGCGAGCGGTAGCCGAGCATTTCCATGCCCTTGCGCCACCAGTCGAAGAGTTCCCAGTCGACGGCGAACTCGACGACGTTCTCGCAGAGGATGGCCTGGTAGCGGTGGACTTCGGTGGCGCGGATGACGTCGTAGGCGGTGGCGCGGGTGCGTTCCCAGGCGGCGTCGGGCACGGAGCCGAGTTCGTCGATTTCGAGGGCCATCTGGCCGCGGGTGCGGCGGCGTCCTCCGGCGGGGCTCATCTCGGTGCAGATCGGGGATGCCCAGAGGATGTCGGTTTTGGGCAGGCGCCGCATGTCGTAGTTGTTGACGTCGGCGCACAGGTGGTCGGCGTCGCGGTGGTTCGCGGCGTGGGTTTCGATGGCCTGCGACCAGTGGTTAGCGGCGAGTTTCAGTTCGAAGCCCGCGGCGACCAGCCCGGTGCTTGAGCCGCCGGCGCCGCAGAAGATGTCTGTGAAGGTGAGCGACATCAGGAGGCCTCCCGGTTTTGTCGTGTGCGGGTGGTGGGTGTGAGTCCGCCCCAGGTGCCGTGGCGGAGGTGGCGGTGGCTGGTGCCCTCGTATGCGGCGGCGGCTTCGGTACAGTCCTCGCGGACGGGGCAGCGGTCGCAGATCTGCTTGGCCTGCCGGTAGCCGGCGGCACTGTTGGGGAAGAACAGGTCCGGCCCGACCTGCGCGCACAAGGCGTCGGCCATCCAGTCGAAGCTCATGCCGCCACCTGCTCTCGAGCACGGCCGCGGGCGCGGACGACGATCCGCTGGTGGCAGCCGAGTTGGAGGGCGATGTCGGCGGCGGATTGGCCTTGCGCGGTGAGTGCGGCGACGCGCTGTGGATCGGCGTAGACCTTGGTCCTGGTCCTGGTGCTGGCCTTGGCTTCGCTGTGCCACCCGGTCTCGGGCTTGCTGGCCGGGTCGTCGATGTCGTCCCAGGCGAGGGGGCCGTGCCAGCCGCTGGACTGAGCCCGGTTGCGTGCTCGGACGCTGTTGCCGGGCAGCTTGGTCATAGCCGTGTACGCGGCGGCGATGCGGCGGGCGTAGCCGGCGGTGACGTGGTGGTGCTCGTGGCTGATGAGCTTCCCGAGGGGCGCCCTGTGGACGCGTGCTGTGGCTGCGATGGCGTTGAGCGGGTGCCCGATGTACATGAGGGCGCGGACTCGTCGGATCGTCCCGGTGGCGTCGACGTAGGACTTGGCGTCGACGGTGGATACGTGTGGTTGTGCGGTGATGATGCGGGCGGCGATGTCGGCGCGGATGGTCGGGTAGTGGCCGTTGCAGAGGGAGACGATGGTGCGTTCGGCACAGTCGGCGACGGTTGCGATCTGATGGCGGGACCAGCCGGCGTCGACGAGCTTGCGGACGTGTGCGGCGGCGGGTGAGGCGTCGACGCGTCGGCGGCCGTTGCGTTCTCGGTCGAGGCGGTAGCGGCTCATGTAGCGGTAGTTGGCCTGCCTGCATCCTTTCGAGTCACAGCCGCGGAGGTAGCAGGCTCGGCTCGGGGTGTGGTCGGCGGTGGTCACGGCTGTTCCTCCTGCCGGGTCTGGATGTCGGTGATGGTCTGGTGTGCGCGGGTGAAGCTGGCGCCGATGCGGTTGCACGCCAGGTAGCCGAGGCCGACGAGGGCGGACAAGCCGAGGGCCACGTACCAGCTGCGTTCGGCCCAGGTGAGGACGGTGGTGTAGGTGTGGATCACGGCGAGGGCGTCGGCCATCACATCCGCCTCCTGCCCCGGCGATTGGCTGTGATCGAGTACAGGGCTCCGAAGGTGCTGGCGGCGAGGCCGCACAGGCCTGCGACGAGGGCGAGGTGACACATCAGGCGGCCACCTCCGGCTTGGCGCAGGGGCAGGCGCAGTTACCTCTGGGCGTGGGCTGGCCGGTGGCCACGGCGTGCTCGACGTCCTCGCTGCCCCACCAGGGGTGTGGCTTCGGCGGGTCGTAGCAGTGGCCGAACATGCAGTTCCAGCAGCGCGAGTAGCAGACGATCACCTCCATCACGCGGCCCTCCCCTGCTGGCGGGCGGTGCGTCGCTGTGCGGCGATGCGGCGGCCCTTGGCGGTGAGTTGCCAGACGGCGATGGGATGTCCGTGGGTGGGGCCGCTGGTGGAGGGCACGTACTGGCCGGTTCGCTCGATGATCCCGGCGGTGCGGAGTGAGTTGATCGCGGCGCCGAGGAAGCCAGTACCGAGGTCGGGGAGGACGTCGCGGATCTGGTTGCAGGAGAACGTCTGGTGCTTTTCCCCGAAGTGGAGGACGGCCTGCTCGACGAGGAAGCGGTCCCACTCGGAGTGCTTCGTGATGTCGGCGAGGAGCGCGTCCTTCTCGGTGGACGCGAGCCGCTCGGCGACCGTGAGGCGCTTGATCATCGAGACACCACTTCCTGCTGCACGGGCGTGTGGGTGCAGGTGCGGTAGAAGCAGGGCCCGGCCTGCTTACGCCACTGCTTCTTGCTGAGGAGCTCGACGTGGTAGCCCTGCCGGGTCTCCCGGTCGCGGTCGCGTTGGCGGGGCGTGAAGTTGCGGTGGGCTTCTTCCGGGCCGGTGGCGCCGTCTCCGTACTCGGAGGCATAAGCGCAGCCGTTGGGGCCGAACAGCACCCAGTGGCAGGAGCGGAGCGGCAGGGTCTCGCCGCCGATCTGGACGAGGAGTTGAGGCATCGTGTGGTCTCCTTGGAGAGGAGCCGGCCGCCTTGCCCGCGGCCGGCTCAGGCGTGCGCGGGCTACCGCTGGGCGTTCTTGAGCGCGGTGCCGCGTTCCTTGATGAAGTCACCGAGGTTGGTCGGCTCGCCGGTCTGCGGGTGCAGGAGCGGCGTGGCGAGCGCGCCGCGCGATTCGACGTCGCGGTAGGTGGCGAGGAGGCTTTCCGCGGTGGCGTCCGGGGCGGTCGCGGCGTCAATCCAGGCCGACGGGTCGGTGACCGCGACGCCGTCGTTGAGCCAGTCGAGTAGCGGCTTGGCGATGTCCGTGCTGCCGTCGGGCCGCTCGAGCACCTGGTTGTGGAGGGCTGGGCAGCGGGACTTGAGGATCCGCAGGGTGTTGGTGACGTCCATGGCGCCGACGACGTCGAACTCGTACTCCACGCCCTTGCGCTGTTCGGCGCGCATTCCCATGGCGACGGGCTCTTTGCGACCCCGGTCGTTCTCCTGGAGGACCCATTCGGTGTGGGAGCGCATCGTGACGACGACGTGCCCGGGGAAGGACAGCAGGGCGTCGATCATTTCGTTCTGCATCGGGGTGCCCTCCTTCCAACCGGCGAAGGAGTTGCCGCCGTAGCGGGACTTGGCCTTGTCGACCTGTTCGAGGGTTCCGTCGGTGCCTTTCCAGAAGTGGGAGAGGGAGTCGACGAGGACGACCTCGTATCCGGCCTGTGCGGCGGCGGCGAGGGCCTTGACGAGGTCGCGGGGGTCGAAGCGCTGCATCTGCAGGACATCGAACTGGATGCCGTTAATGCCGACGTACTTGGAGGCGGCGCCTCGTTCAGTCTTCGGCGGCCTCTTGGGGAGCTTGTGAGCCCGCCCCTTGATGATGACGTCGGCGTCCGTCATGCCGGGGAACATGTCGCCGACCGGCTGGTTGCGTTTGCTGCGGCTGCTCACAGGTCCGGTTCCCTTCCGTGCTGGTGGTCGTTGGCGGCGGTGAGGATGTCGTCGAGGAGCGGGTTCGGGTCCTGGATGCGGATCTCGGCGTGCGCGTTGTCCGTGAAGGGCTCGAAGCAGATGAGGCAGATCAGGACGAACACGTCGGGGCCCTCGTTACGGAGGCGGAATTGGCGCGGATCGGCGGCCATCACGTCCGCCCCCTCGCGGCGGGGGTGCCCTTCCAGGTGCGGACCCCGGAGTGGTGGGCGGTGGGCCGGT
This window encodes:
- a CDS encoding WhiB family transcriptional regulator, with translation MSFDWMADALCAQVGPDLFFPNSAAGYRQAKQICDRCPVREDCTEAAAAYEGTSHRHLRHGTWGGLTPTTRTRQNREAS
- a CDS encoding helix-turn-helix domain-containing protein, which encodes MSAWHAVRPCWTEADEFDVEIIVREKRAAEGLTRLERVLVARGLTERQVPGDEIARIVGVSPRTVWRWRSEGFRQAA
- a CDS encoding DNA cytosine methyltransferase — protein: MSLTFTDIFCGAGGSSTGLVAAGFELKLAANHWSQAIETHAANHRDADHLCADVNNYDMRRLPKTDILWASPICTEMSPAGGRRRTRGQMALEIDELGSVPDAAWERTRATAYDVIRATEVHRYQAILCENVVEFAVDWELFDWWRKGMEMLGYRSQVVSASSAHIGGHDNAPAPQWRDRIYIVFTQQSIPLPDLKPTPPAWCTACEQDVDAVQTWRNGRRIGKYKQQYDYRCPHRACGHAIVEPYIRPAASIIDWTNLGVRISDRAQHGLRPLVANTRNRIQAGLDRLGGDKPLVLTVNHGGHDGRGVRADEWPLASRTVKIGDAVLTPPAARDAFVVEYRRNGGAEPAHIAPLATVTAKGNHHGLVIPYRDITDLTAVIPAPEIEDCHYRMIQPREQLYAQRFPTDYIVTGGRAAQTMQAGNAVSCNVAQWVGTRVADALNRTTAAAA
- a CDS encoding AAA family ATPase, coding for MSSRSKRNQPVGDMFPGMTDADVIIKGRAHKLPKRPPKTERGAASKYVGINGIQFDVLQMQRFDPRDLVKALAAAAQAGYEVVLVDSLSHFWKGTDGTLEQVDKAKSRYGGNSFAGWKEGTPMQNEMIDALLSFPGHVVVTMRSHTEWVLQENDRGRKEPVAMGMRAEQRKGVEYEFDVVGAMDVTNTLRILKSRCPALHNQVLERPDGSTDIAKPLLDWLNDGVAVTDPSAWIDAATAPDATAESLLATYRDVESRGALATPLLHPQTGEPTNLGDFIKERGTALKNAQR